From a single Salmo salar chromosome ssa22, Ssal_v3.1, whole genome shotgun sequence genomic region:
- the miip gene encoding uncharacterized protein miip, translating into MASPERLSALRERNKDLLMQLRHQTESLLTITGTKGSSENDSNRTTQNNSTKNPGQNKEKSPPAENMVTLIDGDLGTARSALSKPTVQFKERDNTKTQATAPLRSEGEAVESVKVTRCPTSTPYLITGPKLKPGQAAEHSTVYTGFFQDRSKDRPASLVRSLDIRRHNTRPIYYNQENERREVGKFTFQSPGLEQTSASDRQRLQPLLGYDWIAGILDAESSLTEHSEQFFNDLRTFRQVNRDECVHSQQAGVSEEDLSPPPLSIEKEDQQHAMDTHQCTFCYRINSRLFPTPLDSQESCPVCKKPKYKIPHTAAEPAFIRVSIPRSTLLPAYQYKAHRRCSFDPSDSLGLPSHCLSGWSNTVPSTGQQLSSLDLRSSVDMKPACYEVPSAQPQSKKFLDFSVSRVSGSQHSDQLLDVSRLARYRFQRLPANSKPHSPSYPVF; encoded by the exons ATGGCCTCGCCCGAACGGTTGAGTGCATTGCGAGAGCGCAACAAAGACTTGTTGATGCAATTGAGGCACCAAACCGAAAGTTTATTGACTATCACCGGCACCAAAGGCAGCTCGGAGAATGATTCAAACCGGACAACACAAAACAACTCAACAAAAAACCCAGGTCAGAATAAAGAAAAAAGCCCCCCTGCAGAGAACATGGTGACCCTTATAGATGGTGACTTAGGTACTGCCAGGTCTGCTCTCAGCAAACCTACTGTACAGTTCaaggagagagacaacacaaaaaCACAGGCAACAGCACCACTGAGATCTGAAG GTGAGGCAGTGGAATCTGTGAAAGTCACCCGCTGTCCGACCTCTACACCATACCTTATCACGGGACCCAAGCTTAAACCAGGCCAAGCTGCAGAACACTCTACTGTTTACACAGGATTTTTTCAAGACCGAAGCAAAGACCGTCCTGCAAGTCTTGTCAGATCACTGGATATTAGGAGGCACAATACCAGGCCTATTTACTATAATCAGGAGAATGAACGG AGGGAGGTTGGTAAATTCACATTCCAATCCCCTGGACTGGAGCAAACATCAGCCTCAGACAGACAGCGTCTGCAGCCTTTACTGGGCTATGACTGGATAGCAG GGATTTTGGATGCAGAAAGCTCCTTGACAGAGCACTCTGAGCAGTTCTTCAATGATCTGCGCACTTTCCGACAGGTCAACAGAGATGAGTGTGTCCACAGCCAACAAGCAGG AGTATCTGAAGAGGACCTTTCACCCCCACCACTGTCAATAGAGAAGGAAGACCAACAGCACGCCATGGACACTCACCAGT GTACGTTCTGTTACAGGATCAACAGCCGACTGTTCCCAACCCCGTTGGACTCTCAGGAGTCATGTCCTGTGTGTAAGAAGCCCAAATACAAAATCCCCCACACTGCGGCTGAGCCAGCCTTTATCAG GGTCAGCATCCCTCGCTCTACTCTGTTGCCAGCATACCAGTACAAAGCCCATCGGAGGTGTAGCTTTGACCCCTCCGACAGCCTGGGTCTACCATCG CACTGTCTGTCAGGCTGGTCTAACACAGTCCCCAGCACTGGGCAACAGCTCAGCAGCCTGGATCTGAGGAGCTCTGTGGACATGAAGCCAGCATGCTATGAAGTCCCCTCTGCACAGCCACAGTCTAAGAAGTTTCTG GATTTTTCAGTGTCCAGAGTGTCTGGCAGTCAGCATTCTGACCAGCTGCTTGACGTGTCTCGTTTGGCCCGCTACCGTTTCCAGCGCCTGCCTGCCAACAGCAAACCACACAGCCCGTCCTACCCTGTGTTCTGA